The region GCCCCGCTTCACGGCATATCCCGGCCACTCTGGACAGTCCCCCGCGCAGCGAGAAGCCCTGACCGTCGGGGAACAGCTCCCCGATTCCCCGGAGGCCGTTCGAGATGCACCGCGAAACTTCCCGCTCCAGGCCGGGGTCGGCAGGCTGGACGCACATGAAACCTACCAGCCTCTCAGGATACTGTTTAACCGTCTCCGCTATGTAGTCGTTGACCTCCGCGCAAAGGCCGGGATCCGCGAACGCGAACCCGAATGTTACTGAAATGGACACTCCGGTGTCCGCCATTTGTTCAATGAGGTCACATGCGGTGGCGTACCTGTTCACGGAGGATCCGGCAAGGCTGTCGAAGTGGCGGTCGCGCTTGCGGAAGTCGCCCTCGGCGGCGATAATTTCCGGTGGCAGGATGTGCGTGTGGACGTCGATCACTTGCTGTGGGGAAGCCATTGCGCTCGTATCACCTCACAATCGGGTAGGAGGCGGAGTTGCCCCCGCCGTCCTCCCACACCACCGGACATGCGGTTCCGCATCCGGCGGTTCATGAAACACATTGGATATAGTGTAGATGATCGAGCAGTGACACGAGTCCCATCT is a window of Bacillota bacterium DNA encoding:
- a CDS encoding amidohydrolase family protein, coding for MASPQQVIDVHTHILPPEIIAAEGDFRKRDRHFDSLAGSSVNRYATACDLIEQMADTGVSISVTFGFAFADPGLCAEVNDYIAETVKQYPERLVGFMCVQPADPGLEREVSRCISNGLRGIGELFPDGQGFSLRGGLSRVAGICREAGLPLLVHVNEQVGHAYPGKGSQGPEEAFGFAQANPDLRICFAHWGGGLFVYELMPEVRSVLANVFYDTAASPFLYEPAVYRAASVSGCIHKVLFGSDYPLLSPRRYFKQMDSLPLPEEDARMVLETNARRFLGIP